A portion of the Staphylococcus felis genome contains these proteins:
- a CDS encoding alkaline phosphatase, protein MIFKSQFVKVSIVGTLVASSLLNLAQPTFASGSEQNTASNDEIAAYGNTENPKNIIFMVGDGMGPSFNTAFRYFKDNPDTQEMEKTAFDDYLVGTQRTNPHDSKDNVTDSAAGATAFSSGHKTYNGAIGVDENKKTVETVLERAKKMGKSTGLVTTSEVTDATPAAYASHIDSRDKKDEIAKQFFENRIDDQHTVDVILGGGAKYFGSANDNIDKKFKQEGYDVVSNKDELEQADGDKVLGLFADKNMPLQIDAPDDDPRLADMQSAALDRLSQNDKGFFLMVEGASIDKAAHANDVTGVMSEMGGFEKAFDDAIAYAKEHEDTLVVATADHSTGGLTIAKGKDYMWDASAIHNMKHSGQWMTEQIAEGKDIEETIQAGYNKSLPTQTVKAIRKEAKKLSKIKEDDERYDAQYQKLQDAIQKTINDESNTGWTTYGHTGEDVNTYAFGPQSEKFYGNIDNTDNAKNIFDIYNQE, encoded by the coding sequence ATGATTTTTAAAAGTCAGTTTGTGAAAGTTTCAATTGTTGGTACACTAGTTGCCTCATCATTGCTTAACTTAGCTCAACCTACATTTGCTTCAGGATCTGAACAAAATACAGCATCTAATGATGAAATTGCAGCTTATGGTAATACAGAAAACCCAAAAAACATCATATTTATGGTGGGAGATGGTATGGGACCCTCTTTTAATACAGCATTTCGCTACTTTAAAGATAATCCAGATACACAAGAAATGGAGAAAACAGCATTCGATGATTATTTAGTAGGCACACAAAGAACTAATCCGCATGATTCCAAAGATAATGTAACGGATTCAGCAGCTGGTGCAACTGCATTTAGTTCAGGACATAAAACATACAATGGTGCAATTGGTGTGGATGAAAATAAGAAAACAGTCGAGACAGTATTAGAGCGGGCCAAAAAAATGGGTAAATCAACAGGCTTAGTCACGACATCTGAAGTGACGGATGCCACACCCGCAGCTTATGCGAGTCATATTGATAGCCGAGATAAAAAGGATGAAATTGCAAAACAGTTTTTTGAAAACCGTATTGATGACCAGCATACAGTAGATGTCATTTTAGGAGGTGGAGCAAAATACTTCGGATCAGCAAATGACAATATCGATAAAAAATTTAAACAAGAGGGTTATGATGTTGTATCAAATAAAGATGAACTGGAGCAGGCTGACGGTGATAAAGTTCTAGGCTTGTTCGCAGATAAAAATATGCCGCTTCAAATCGATGCACCAGACGATGATCCACGCTTAGCTGATATGCAAAGTGCAGCATTAGACCGTCTATCTCAAAATGACAAAGGATTCTTTTTAATGGTAGAAGGTGCTTCAATCGATAAAGCAGCGCATGCAAATGATGTGACAGGTGTCATGTCTGAAATGGGAGGATTTGAAAAGGCATTTGATGATGCTATCGCGTACGCAAAAGAACATGAAGATACGCTTGTGGTTGCAACAGCGGATCATTCAACAGGTGGCCTAACCATCGCAAAAGGTAAAGACTATATGTGGGATGCTTCAGCGATTCATAACATGAAACATTCAGGTCAGTGGATGACTGAGCAAATTGCAGAGGGTAAAGATATCGAAGAAACAATTCAGGCAGGTTACAACAAGTCTTTACCTACTCAAACAGTTAAAGCAATACGAAAAGAAGCTAAAAAATTATCAAAAATCAAAGAAGATGACGAGCGCTATGACGCACAATATCAAAAATTGCAAGATGCCATTCAAAAAACGATAAATGATGAATCAAATACAGGATGGACAACTTATGGGCATACAGGAGAAGATGTGAATACGTATGCATTTGGTCCTCAGTCAGAAAAATTCTATGGCAACATTGACAACACAGACAATGCGAAAAATATATTTGATATTTATAACCAAGAGTGA